Proteins from a single region of Flavobacterium sp. K5-23:
- the pckA gene encoding phosphoenolpyruvate carboxykinase (ATP) gives MNNNTPFTQSISLNELGIENAKIHYQLSADELHDMTIQSGQGIENSTGALAINTGEFTGRSPLDRFIVKDSITEDKVWWGKVNLAFEPKAFDALYNKVTNYLSNKEVFVRDSYVCADPNYRLNVRVVTETAWANLFCFNMFLRPEIQELADFTPEWTVICAPGFIANPEVDATRQGNFAILDFTKKVALIGGTGYTGEMKKGIFSALNFILPVDKNTLPMHCSANVGDEGDTAIFFGLSGTGKTTLSADPKRKLIGDDEHGWTNENTVFNFEGGCYAKVINLSEENEPDIFRAIKKGAILENVVFKKGTNEVDFEDVSITPNTRVSYPIYHIDNIQPGSIGNNPKNIFFLTADAYGILPPISRLTPGQAAYHFISGYTAKVAGTEAGVTEPQPNFSACFGAPFMPLHPTKYAEMLSKKIKDANVKVWLINTGWTGGPYGTGSRMKLKYTRAMITAALNGELNDVEYKNHAVFGISIPQSCPEVPAEILNPRNTWADKEMYDIKSSELGQKFKANFAKFEEFANAEIMAGAPQA, from the coding sequence ATGAATAATAACACACCGTTTACGCAATCGATTTCGCTTAATGAGCTTGGAATTGAAAACGCAAAGATTCATTACCAATTATCAGCCGACGAATTACACGATATGACCATACAATCAGGTCAAGGAATTGAAAACTCGACTGGAGCATTAGCCATTAACACTGGCGAATTCACAGGTCGTTCTCCTCTTGATCGATTTATTGTAAAAGATAGCATTACTGAAGACAAAGTTTGGTGGGGGAAAGTAAACCTTGCTTTCGAGCCTAAAGCTTTTGACGCCTTATACAATAAAGTAACAAACTATTTATCTAACAAAGAAGTATTTGTTAGAGATTCTTACGTATGTGCTGATCCAAATTACAGATTAAATGTACGTGTAGTAACCGAAACAGCTTGGGCAAATTTATTTTGTTTCAATATGTTTTTGAGACCAGAAATACAAGAACTGGCAGACTTCACTCCTGAATGGACTGTCATATGCGCTCCGGGTTTTATTGCAAATCCTGAAGTAGACGCAACCCGTCAAGGTAACTTTGCTATTTTAGATTTCACAAAAAAAGTAGCGCTAATAGGTGGAACTGGTTATACAGGTGAAATGAAAAAAGGAATTTTTTCTGCTTTAAATTTCATCCTTCCTGTTGACAAAAACACTTTGCCAATGCACTGTAGTGCTAATGTAGGTGATGAAGGTGATACAGCTATATTCTTTGGATTGTCTGGAACTGGTAAAACAACTTTATCTGCAGATCCTAAAAGAAAATTGATAGGTGATGACGAACACGGTTGGACAAATGAAAATACGGTTTTCAATTTTGAAGGAGGATGTTACGCAAAAGTGATCAATCTTTCGGAAGAGAATGAACCAGATATTTTTAGAGCGATTAAAAAAGGTGCTATTTTAGAAAACGTAGTTTTCAAAAAAGGAACTAATGAAGTTGATTTTGAAGATGTTTCAATCACTCCAAACACAAGAGTTAGTTACCCAATATACCATATTGACAACATTCAGCCAGGTTCAATAGGAAATAATCCTAAAAACATTTTCTTCCTTACTGCTGATGCTTACGGAATTTTGCCTCCTATTTCAAGATTGACACCAGGTCAAGCAGCTTACCACTTTATTTCTGGATACACAGCGAAAGTTGCCGGAACCGAAGCTGGAGTTACAGAGCCACAACCTAATTTCTCAGCTTGTTTTGGAGCGCCATTTATGCCTTTACATCCTACAAAATATGCAGAGATGTTAAGTAAAAAAATAAAAGATGCCAATGTAAAAGTTTGGTTAATCAACACAGGATGGACTGGCGGACCTTACGGTACTGGTAGCAGAATGAAATTAAAATACACTCGTGCCATGATTACTGCCGCATTAAACGGTGAGTTAAACGATGTCGAATATAAAAACCATGCAGTATTTGGAATTTCAATTCCACAATCTTGTCCAGAGGTTCCTGCAGAGATTTTAAATCCAAGAAACACTTGGGCTGACAAAGAGATGTATGATATTAAATCTTCAGAGCTTGGTCAAAAATTCAAGGCTAACTTTGCAAAATTTGAAGAATTTGCCAATGCCGAAATTATGGCGGGTGCACCTCAAGCATAA
- a CDS encoding DUF423 domain-containing protein: MDKKTVTTGALFGMIAIILGAFGAHALKKVLPAEQLLTFETGVRYQMYHALFLILIGTTSIISEKIKKTIYNLVLFGVILFSGSIYLLATNNISQFDFKVIGFITPIGGLLLILAWGILFYDFIKKKS, encoded by the coding sequence ATGGATAAAAAAACAGTTACTACAGGAGCCCTTTTTGGGATGATAGCCATAATACTTGGTGCTTTTGGTGCGCATGCCCTAAAAAAAGTACTGCCAGCAGAACAACTTTTAACTTTTGAAACAGGTGTGCGCTATCAAATGTATCACGCTTTGTTTTTAATCTTAATTGGAACAACAAGCATTATTTCAGAAAAAATCAAGAAAACGATATACAATTTAGTGCTTTTTGGCGTTATTTTATTTTCAGGATCCATTTATTTATTGGCTACAAATAACATCAGCCAATTTGATTTTAAAGTCATCGGATTTATAACTCCTATCGGCGGACTACTGTTAATACTAGCTTGGGGAATATTATTTTATGATTTCATAAAGAAAAAATCATAA